From Desulfobacterales bacterium, one genomic window encodes:
- the amrA gene encoding AmmeMemoRadiSam system protein A, with the protein MASLEHNDRQVLLKLARSAILAELLKDRNSIIKPKDISPLLKEKRGCFVTLHKCGSLRGCIGTIDPTTALISSVEENAINAAFRDPRFSPLEREEINAIDIEISVLTVPREIKFRDSEDLKKQIIPGVHGVILSQGYRRSTFLPQVWEQLPKKEDFLEHLCLKGGMSRSAWQDTHTRVEVYEAEYFSEKQLPS; encoded by the coding sequence ATGGCATCGTTAGAACATAATGATCGGCAGGTTTTGTTAAAATTGGCCCGATCGGCAATATTGGCTGAATTGTTGAAAGACAGAAACAGCATCATTAAACCCAAGGATATTTCACCCTTGCTGAAGGAGAAAAGGGGCTGTTTTGTTACGCTGCATAAGTGCGGATCGCTCAGAGGTTGTATTGGTACGATCGATCCGACAACCGCTTTAATTTCCAGTGTGGAAGAAAATGCAATCAATGCTGCTTTTAGAGACCCCCGCTTTTCACCACTTGAAAGAGAAGAGATCAACGCAATTGACATTGAGATAAGCGTGCTGACGGTACCGCGAGAGATAAAATTTAGAGACAGTGAAGATTTGAAAAAACAAATCATACCGGGTGTTCACGGTGTGATTTTGTCACAGGGATATCGGCGGTCTACATTTCTACCCCAGGTGTGGGAGCAGCTTCCTAAAAAAGAAGACTTCTTGGAACACCTCTGCCTCAAGGGCGGCATGTCACGGTCCGCTTGGCAGGATACACATACCCGTGTGGAAGTTTATGAGGCGGAATATTTTTCTGAAAAACAGTTGCCTTCCTAA